CATTCCCCCAAGGGCACCAGACGGTGCTTATCAAGGGCCGCGCCGGCCCTGCTCTCGCCGGGCTCGAAACGCAGCAAGCTGCTGCGCTGCTCCCATTGCCTGCCCCTTTCCTGCCAGCGGAACCCCCCGCTGATCAGCTGCACCGGTGCCGGCTCAGCCAACAGGGGATCCACCCCCATGGCCCCCTCCGGCAAAAGCACCGCATCCACCCCCAGGCGCCGGCCCTCCTCCAGGCCCAGGGCCAGGCGCCTATCCAACAGCGCCTGCTCGGCGGCTTGAAACTTCTGGCGGGTGGGGATTGCTGGCTGCACCACCAACACCTTTTCTGTGGCCGGGCCCACCAGGGGAATTGCCGCCAGGGCCCAGGCGCCTAGTCCATGGGCGACCAGCACAACCAGGGCGCTGATCGAGGCCCATTTGCGCCGTCCGCCGGGGCCCGCCCGCCAAAGCTGCCAAAGGCACCAGCCAATGGCCAACTGCACGGCCGCCAACAGGCCAGCCCCCCCCCAACTGGCCAACCCCGCCAGGGCCCGGTCGCCCGGCAGGGCCGCCCCGCCCAGGCCGATCCAAAACAGGGGCCCCTTGGCCAGGGCCACCTCCACCAGCCCCCAGAGGCCAGACATCAACAGAGCTGAGCTGGGCCGAGCCCCATGCAGGCGCTGGGCCAGGGCAACCCAGGTAGCCACCAGCAGCGCCCCAGCTGCCGCGCAGAAGAGCAAGAGCAACCAACAGAGCGGCAGGCTCAAGGCCATGGGAACCCCAATCCAATCGAGGGGATGGAGGGCCAGTAGCCAGCGGTGGCTCACCAGCACCGCCAGCCCCCCCCAGATGGCAGCAGCACCAATGGCTGGGCGCCGCTGGCCGCCCTCTGCAGCGGCAAATGACCAAAGGGGCACCAGGGCCAGCCACAACAGAGGAGGCAAACCCAACGGCGGCAGGGCCAGCCCCGCCAGCGCTCCAGCAACTAACCCAGCCGAAACACCGCCCATGGCCGGCGAGCCTAGGGGCGCCAGGTAGGCAGAATCAGCCAATCTTCCGGCGCGATTTCGCCACTTCGCCATGCGCGACATCCTGATCAGCTCGGCCGTGTGTGTGGCCTGCCTGCTGCTGGCCCTGGTGAGTCAATTGGTCAACCCGACCATCGTGGCAGCGGCCAATCCCGTTGCAGAGACAACCAGCGGCTTCATGAATGCCGTTGCCGCACCCGCGATCAATAACCGTTTAGAAGTCGATCCGGAAGATCCCAACCCCATCCTTTTTGCCATGGCAACCGACATCGCCCAAGCCAGTGACCTGGGCGGCGACATCTCCTCCCCCAAGGCCCGCATCACCCCCAGCGGCCTCAGCATCACCGATTTAGTTGTGGGTGAAGGGGCAGAGGCCGTAAACGGCCAAAACGTGAGCGTCAACTACCGCGGCACCCTCGAAAACGGCAAGGAGTTCGACAGCAGCTATGGCAGGGGCCCCTTCTCCTTTCCCCTTGGCGGCGGCCGGGTGATTCGTGGATGGGATGAAGGCGTGGCCGGGATGAAAGTTGGCGGCAAGCGCAAATTGGTAATTCCCCCGGATCTGGCCTACGGCGAGCGCGGTGCTGGCGGCGTAATTCCGCCAAACGCCACCTTGATTTTTGAGGTGGAATTACTGAAAGTGGGCGGTTAACCGATCTGCCCCCAGCCAGGGCAGCGAAAAGCCATCGGTAGGATTTGCCCACGGCAAAACGCTCTACCTGAACCCATGGCCCACACGCTGCCCGCGCTGCCCTACGGCCTCGATGAGCTCGAGCCCCATATTTCCCGCTCCACCCTGGAGTTTCACCACGGCAAGCACCACGCTGGCTACGTCACCAACCTCAACAACCTGGTGGCGGGCTCAGACCTGGAAAGCAAAAGCCTCGAAGACACCGTCAAGGCAGTTGCCGGTGATGCTGGCAAGGCCGGTGTGTTCAACAACGCCGCCCAGGTTTGGAACCACAGCTTCTACTGGCAGTGCATGAAGCCCGGTGGTGGTGGCCAACCCACTGGCGCACTGGCCGAGAAGATCACCGCTGACTTCGGCAGCTACGAAGCCTTCGTGGAGCAGTTCAAAACCGCCGGTGCCACCCAGTTCGGCAGCGGTTGGGCCTGGTTGGTGCTCGATGGCGGCACCCTCAAGGTCACCAAAACCGCCAACGCCGACCTGCCCCTGGCCCACGGTCAAACCGCCCTGCTGACCATGGATGTCTGGGAGCACGCTTACTACCTCGACTACCAGAACCGCCGCCCCGACTACATGACCACCTTCCTTGAGAAGCTGGTCAACTGGGACTTTGTGGCAGCAAATCTGGCTGCCGCCTGAAGTCAAACTGGCGCTGCTGAACTAAGCACCGCCTCCGGCGGGATCCACATGGCATCCCCATAGGAGAAAAAGCGATAGCGCTGCCCAATTGCTTCGGCATAGAGATTGAGCAGCCTCCCGCGGCCAATTAGGGCACTGACCAGCAACAAGAGCGAACTTTTCGGCAGGTGGAAGTTGGTTAGTAGCCCCTGCACCACGGCAAAGCGATAGCCCGGCTGGATCACCAGGTTCACCGGTCCCTGGTGGGGTTGGAGCTGGCCCCCATTAAGTGCTGCCACGGCCTCCAGGCTGCGCACGCTGGTGGTACCCACCGCAATCACCCGCCCACCCCGCTGCCTACAGGCCTTCACAGCTTCCACAAACTCAGGCTTCACCTCCACCCATTCCTGGTGCAACTGGAGTTCACTGAGATCCTCATGTTCGAGGGGCCGGAAGGTGCCAAGGCCCACGTGCAGGGTGATACGGCCCAGCTCCACACCCCGAGCCTCCAATCGCTCCAATAGGGCATCGCTGAGATGAAGACCTGCCGTGGGTGCTGCCACTGCTCCCGGGGTTGTC
This genomic interval from Cyanobium sp. WAJ14-Wanaka contains the following:
- a CDS encoding apolipoprotein N-acyltransferase, translated to MGGVSAGLVAGALAGLALPPLGLPPLLWLALVPLWSFAAAEGGQRRPAIGAAAIWGGLAVLVSHRWLLALHPLDWIGVPMALSLPLCWLLLLFCAAAGALLVATWVALAQRLHGARPSSALLMSGLWGLVEVALAKGPLFWIGLGGAALPGDRALAGLASWGGAGLLAAVQLAIGWCLWQLWRAGPGGRRKWASISALVVLVAHGLGAWALAAIPLVGPATEKVLVVQPAIPTRQKFQAAEQALLDRRLALGLEEGRRLGVDAVLLPEGAMGVDPLLAEPAPVQLISGGFRWQERGRQWEQRSSLLRFEPGESRAGAALDKHRLVPLGEWVPLGGLLRWSGLSAVGGLEPGEPSRLLPRPQGAIGAAICYELSDGSALAAATREGARWLLVSANLDPYPPLLQAQFEALAQLRAIETGRALVSVANTGPSGLVNARGLVVTRLPVNGAATGLVKVPQLSALTPYDRWGEMPLLALTLLAGLWRVNRTGVARGDRPRGEP
- a CDS encoding FKBP-type peptidyl-prolyl cis-trans isomerase, encoding MRDILISSAVCVACLLLALVSQLVNPTIVAAANPVAETTSGFMNAVAAPAINNRLEVDPEDPNPILFAMATDIAQASDLGGDISSPKARITPSGLSITDLVVGEGAEAVNGQNVSVNYRGTLENGKEFDSSYGRGPFSFPLGGGRVIRGWDEGVAGMKVGGKRKLVIPPDLAYGERGAGGVIPPNATLIFEVELLKVGG
- a CDS encoding superoxide dismutase, which produces MAHTLPALPYGLDELEPHISRSTLEFHHGKHHAGYVTNLNNLVAGSDLESKSLEDTVKAVAGDAGKAGVFNNAAQVWNHSFYWQCMKPGGGGQPTGALAEKITADFGSYEAFVEQFKTAGATQFGSGWAWLVLDGGTLKVTKTANADLPLAHGQTALLTMDVWEHAYYLDYQNRRPDYMTTFLEKLVNWDFVAANLAAA
- the queA gene encoding tRNA preQ1(34) S-adenosylmethionine ribosyltransferase-isomerase QueA; translated protein: MLDPADLKLSSYNFDLPEERIAQLPAEPRHGARLLLVEPGEGARHRTVWDLADELRPGDLLVVNDTRVLQARLLARRATGGAVEILVLEPVGDGRWLCLAKPAKKLKPGDVLSVEASGEPALELLVVGFDQKTGGRILQFPANCADAAALEPLLVRYGSVPLPPYIHQHSDRDQERYQTRYATTPGAVAAPTAGLHLSDALLERLEARGVELGRITLHVGLGTFRPLEHEDLSELQLHQEWVEVKPEFVEAVKACRQRGGRVIAVGTTSVRSLEAVAALNGGQLQPHQGPVNLVIQPGYRFAVVQGLLTNFHLPKSSLLLLVSALIGRGRLLNLYAEAIGQRYRFFSYGDAMWIPPEAVLSSAAPV